The sequence GGTGTGACCAGCGCTGCCAGCACCGTCGAGCGGGCCCTGAGGGCCGCCCTGTACGACGACACCGACACCGGACTCGACACCGGCGCCTCCCTGCTCGCCGCCGACCCCGCCGCGGATGCCGAACTGGCTCGGCGGGGCGAGGAGTTCGTCGCGGCCGCCTGGCAGCGCGGCTGGCAGCCCGCCGATGTCGTACGGCTGGTGCGGCGGGAGCTGGAGGACCTCCACGTACGCCTGGCCGCGAGGCTGATCCGGGCGCAGGCCGGGCAGGACCGCCCGCGCGGGCGCCGCTGGGCCGGCCAGCTGGAGGCCCTGCCGGCGGACCCCGCCCGCGGAGCCGACCGCTTCTCGCACGCCACCGCCGTCCTCCGGCTGTACCGCCTGCTGCTGCGCCTGCCCACCCTGGAGCCCCTCGAAGAGCCCCGCCGCGAGCACGGGCCCGCCGCCTCCCGCATGCTCACCCGGATCCGCGCGCTGCTCGCCAAGGCCGAGGCGACCGACTATCCGGAGGAGGCGGAGGCGCTGAGCGCCAAGGCGCAGGAGCTGATGGCCCGGCACAGCGTCGACGAGGCGCTGCTGGCCGCCGGTGCCCCCGCGTCGGACGCGCCCGGCGCCTGCCGCATCGGCGTCGAGCCGCCGTACGAGCAGGCCAAGGCGGTCCTCCTGGACGCGGTCGCCACGGCCAACCACTGCCGCGCGGTGTGGAACGAACCGCTGGCCTTCTCGACGGTCGTCGGCTTCGAGGCGGACCTGGAGGCCGTCGAGCTGCTCTACACCTCGCTGCTGGTGCAGGCCACGCACGCGATGACCAAGGCGGAGGCCGCCCAGAGAGCCGGCGGCCGCAAGCGCACCAAGACCTTCCGGCAGTCCTTCCTCGCGGCCTACGCCCACCGCGTCGGCGACCGCCTCGCGGCCGCGGCCGAGACCCAGGTGACCCAGGACCTGCTGCCGGTCCTCGCCACCCG is a genomic window of Streptomyces griseochromogenes containing:
- a CDS encoding DUF2786 domain-containing protein, translating into MTSAASTVERALRAALYDDTDTGLDTGASLLAADPAADAELARRGEEFVAAAWQRGWQPADVVRLVRRELEDLHVRLAARLIRAQAGQDRPRGRRWAGQLEALPADPARGADRFSHATAVLRLYRLLLRLPTLEPLEEPRREHGPAASRMLTRIRALLAKAEATDYPEEAEALSAKAQELMARHSVDEALLAAGAPASDAPGACRIGVEPPYEQAKAVLLDAVATANHCRAVWNEPLAFSTVVGFEADLEAVELLYTSLLVQATHAMTKAEAAQRAGGRKRTKTFRQSFLAAYAHRVGDRLAAAAETQVTQDLLPVLATRDIAVTDRLERMFPETTTTRLRGVSDAAGWTEGARAADRAQVRTRPRLP